The segment GTCTTCTTTAACCCAACTGGCATTAGAGGCATATCAATCTCTCCGTGCAGCTCACCTGTCGTCAAATCATATTTTTTAACGGAATGATTTGGACTACTTCCTTCTCCATGACCACCTATCCATAGCTCATGTGTTTCTTCTAAAACTGCTATACCATGTGATGACTTTGGAATCGGCCATTCTTTTTCAATCATTAAATTTTTCGTATTTAACACTGTTAATTTTGTATCCTTAAAATTAATAACATATAGCTTGTCTTTATAGGATGCCATTGACATTGGATAATTACCAATCCGTTGTGTTGCTAGCGCATTTCCTTCCTGATCAAAGCTTGTCACTGTATTATTTTTACTATTCGTTATAAAAAATTGTTGGATGCTGTCGTCATAATATACATTCGTTGTACCAATATCTACTTTTTTAGAAAAGCGCTTTTCACCAGTTGATATTGTATAAACATCAATTGTACTTAATTGGTGTCCATACAATAGAATTTGATCGTCCCCTAGTAAAACCGCTCCTGAATAGGCTTGGTTAAATGCCCATGTCGCGAGTATATTGCCATCCTCATCAATAAAATCCAGCGACGGCTCCTGTATATTTAATGATGCTATAAAATCTTGATCACGTTCAATTGGTTCATATGATTTTTCAGCACAGCCTGCTAACCATATGATTTGTAGTAACGAAAAAATGAAGAATGCCCATTTTTTCAACTTTATCACCTCTGCCCCTTAACTATACTTCACAATTGTGAAATTGGGGTGAAACTTGAGAGGTAAATTTATGACAAACCACACAAATCATATTTCACATTTCAATCATCCAGCCATTTCTATCAGTAGTTCATATACTACAAAGATAATAGTAAGGAGGAATAAAATGTGATTTCAATTAGCTTATGTATGATTGTAAAAAATGAGGAGGAGGTCATTGGCAGATGTCTTGCATCCGTCAAAGATATAGTAGATGAAATTAATATTGTTGATACAGGCTCAACAGATAATACAAAAGAAATTGTTGCGCAATTTACAGATCGAATTTTTGATTTTGAATGGATTCAACATTTCGCAGCAGCACGAAACTTCTCCTTTCAACAGGCAACAAAGGACTATATTCTTTGGTTAGATGCTGACGATGTTTTATTAGAGGAGGATCGAGAAAAATTGAAAGCTTTAAAAAAATCGCTCTCCTCTAATATTGATGCTGTTTCAATGAATTATCATTTAAGCTTTGATCCCGAAGGTAATGTAGATGCCTTTATCAGAAGATACCGTCTTGTGAAAAGAGCGAAGCAATTTCAATGGATTGGTGCTGTTCATGAATATTTAGAAGTAGGTGGTAATTTATTTGATAGCGATATAGCAGTTAGCCATTTACCACTAACACATGACCATTCGCGCAACATTACGATTTATCAACAACTTATTAAATCTGGTGCAACACTAACACCCCGTGATACATTTTATTTTGCTAATGAGTTACTAGACCATCACCAATTTGAAGATGCCATTTATTATTACGAGCTATTTTTAACCTCAAAATTAGGCTGGGTAGAAGATAATATCCGTGCCTGCTTTAAGCTAGCCGATTGCTATGCACATTTAAACGATACAGAAAACAGTGTAAGTGCTATTTTACGAAGCTTTGAATATGATATCCCTCGCCCTGAAGCCTGCTGTCGTTTAGGCTATTATTTTATGGAGCAAGGTAGAAATCACCAAGCCATCTTTTGGTATGAACAAGCACTTAATATTAAGCAAAATCCAAACGCTCCTTTTCAACATAAAAGCTTTTCCACATGGCTCCCCCATTTACAGCTTTGTGTGCTTTATGA is part of the Lysinibacillus sp. FSL K6-0232 genome and harbors:
- a CDS encoding YncE family protein, whose protein sequence is MIKLKKWAFFIFSLLQIIWLAGCAEKSYEPIERDQDFIASLNIQEPSLDFIDEDGNILATWAFNQAYSGAVLLGDDQILLYGHQLSTIDVYTISTGEKRFSKKVDIGTTNVYYDDSIQQFFITNSKNNTVTSFDQEGNALATQRIGNYPMSMASYKDKLYVINFKDTKLTVLNTKNLMIEKEWPIPKSSHGIAVLEETHELWIGGHGEGSSPNHSVKKYDLTTGELHGEIDMPLMPVGLKKTENAVFVVSHGHNMLYVADFAGSVKWQQEVGANPFVVERFQDYIVVAGYDDHTLHFLKDGQKDKTVDVGKGAFQLLVREEK
- a CDS encoding glycosyltransferase, whose protein sequence is MISISLCMIVKNEEEVIGRCLASVKDIVDEINIVDTGSTDNTKEIVAQFTDRIFDFEWIQHFAAARNFSFQQATKDYILWLDADDVLLEEDREKLKALKKSLSSNIDAVSMNYHLSFDPEGNVDAFIRRYRLVKRAKQFQWIGAVHEYLEVGGNLFDSDIAVSHLPLTHDHSRNITIYQQLIKSGATLTPRDTFYFANELLDHHQFEDAIYYYELFLTSKLGWVEDNIRACFKLADCYAHLNDTENSVSAILRSFEYDIPRPEACCRLGYYFMEQGRNHQAIFWYEQALNIKQNPNAPFQHKSFSTWLPHLQLCVLYDRLQQYELAHAHNELASTFIPNDAKILHNKKYFQRILKHKQNND